A genomic segment from Torulaspora globosa chromosome 3, complete sequence encodes:
- the RPS24A gene encoding 40S ribosomal protein eS24 (ancestral locus Anc_7.262), which produces MSDAITIRTRKVISNPLLARKQFVVDVLHPNRPNVSKDELREKLSGIYKVEKDAVSVFGFRTQFGGGKSTGFGLVYNSVAEAKKFEPTYRLVRYGLAEKVEKPSRQQRKQKKNRDKKIFGTGKRLAKKVARRNAD; this is translated from the exons ATG TCTGACGCTATTACTATCCGTACCAGAAAGGTCATCTCCAACCCATTGTTGGCTAGAAAGCAATTCGTCGTCGACGTTTTGCATCCAAACAGACCAAACGTTTCCAAGGACGAATTACGTGAGAAGCTATCTGGCATCTACAAGGTCGAGAAGGATGCCGTCTCTGTGTTTGGTTTCAGAACCCAATTCGGTGGTGGTAAGTCTACCGGTTTCGGTTTGGTCTACAACTCTGTTGCTGAAGCCAAGAAGTTCGAACCAACTTACAGATTGGTCAGATACGGTCTAGCTGAAAAGGTTGAGAAGCCATCCAGacaacaaagaaagcaaaagaagaacagagacaagaagatcttcgGTACCGGTAAGCgtttggccaagaaggtcgCTCGTCGTAACGCTGATTAA
- the YOS1 gene encoding Yos1p (ancestral locus Anc_7.263) → MLFGLGRLFYVILLLINAVAVLSEERFLIRIGLGRNSNDGPVFGQEENSTKSKVVQLIGAVQTLLRIPLIGINVLVIVYELLLG, encoded by the exons ATGCTTTTTGGACTAGGAAGACTGTTTTACGTGATTCTTTTACTGATAAATGCGGTTGCTGTGCTTAGCGAGGAAAGATTTTTGATAAGAA TTGGACTCGGACGGAATAGCAACGATGGGCCAGTatttggtcaagaagagaattCGACAAAATCCAAAGTGGTTCAACTCATCGGGGCAGTTCAGACACTATTAAGAA TTCCCTTGATTGGCATCAACGTCTTGGTGATAGTCTATGAATTATTATTAGGTTGA
- the ALD5 gene encoding aldehyde dehydrogenase (NAD(P)(+)) ALD5 (ancestral locus Anc_7.261) — MLSRSVIGQLASKRLVRLYSQVPLRVPVTLPNGTTYEQPTGLFIDGEFVASKQRKTFEVINPSTEQEICHVYEGREDDVDHAVSAAKRAFENGWSTAEPEFRARALFKLADLVEEHLETLAAIESLDNGKSLLCSRGDVALVARYLRSCGGWTDKIYGNVIDTGKDHFAYSLREPIGVCGQIIPWNFPLLMWSWKIGPALATGNTVVLKPAEATPLSALYASRLCQEAGIPAGVVNIVPGFGKIVGERLCNHPDVKKIAFTGSTNTGRHIMKTAADSIKKITLELGGKSPNIVFADADLDKAVKNIAYGIFFNSGEVCCAGSRVYVQDSVYDEVLEKFKEYTESLVVGDPFAEGTFQGAQTSQMQMEKILKYVQIGTEEGARVVAGGERMGEKGFFVKPTIFADVKEDMQIVKDEIFGPIVTVSKFSTVDEVVSLANDSVYGLAAGIHTKDVNKAINVSNRIKAGTIWINTYNAFHQNVPFGGFGQSGIGSEMGAAALDNYTQVKSVRMSIDRPQY, encoded by the coding sequence ATGTTGTCTAGATCTGTGATTGGCCAGCTGGCCTCGAAGAGATTGGTGCGCTTGTATTCGCAGGTGCCCCTGCGCGTGCCCGTGACGCTGCCCAACGGTACCACTTACGAACAGCCCACCGGGCTGTTTATCGACGGCGAGTTCGTTGCTTCGAAGCAGCGCAAGACGTTTGAAGTGATCAACCCATCCACCGAGCAGGAGATCTGTCACGTGTACGAAGGTCGCGAGGACGACGTGGACCACGCAGTGTCGGCGGCTAAGAGGGCGTTTGAGAACGGATGGTCGACCGCAGAGCCGGAGTTCCGTGCCAGGGCGCTGTTCAAGCTGGCAGATCTTGTGGAGGAGCACTTGGAGACGCTGGCGGCGATCGAGTCTCTGGACAACGGGAAGTCGCTGCTGTGTTCGCGCGGCGACGTGGCGCTGGTGGCGAGATACCTGCGTTCGTGCGGTGGGTGGACCGATAAGATCTACGGGAACGTGATTGACACCGGCAAGGACCATTTTGCCTACTCTTTGAGGGAGCCGATCGGGGTGTGTGGCCAGATCATTCCGTGGAACTTCCCTTTGCTGATGTGGTCTTGGAAGATAGGACCCGCTTTGGCGACTGGTAACACGGTGGTGTTGAAACCGGCGGAGGCTACTCCGTTGTCTGCGCTTTATGCGTCTCGCCTCTGTCAGGAGGCTGGTATTCCGGCCGGTGTCGTTAACATTGTGCCTGGTTTCGGTAAGATCGTCGGAGAGAGGTTGTGCAACCATCCGGACGTGAAGAAGATTGCGTTCACTGGTTCCACGAACACCGGACGCCACATCATGAAGACCGCCGCagacagcatcaagaagatTACTCTGGAGTTGGGCGGCAAATCGCCCAACATCGTCTTTGCAGACGCAGACCTGGACAAGGCCGTCAAGAACATTGCGTATggtatcttcttcaactctgGTGAGGTGTGTTGTGCCGGTTCCAGAGTGTACGTTCAGGATTCCGTCTACGACGAGGTGttggagaagttcaaggaaTACACAGAGTCGTTGGTGGTCGGAGACCCATTCGCGGAGGGCACTTTCCAGGGTGCGCAGACTTCGCAAATGcagatggagaagatcttgaagtaCGTTCAAATTGGTACTGAAGAAGGTGCTCGTGTGGTTGCCGGTGGTGAGAGAATGGGCGAAAAGGGTTTCTTCGTCAAGCCAACCATCTTCGCTGACGTTAAAGAGGACATGCAGATTGTTAAGGATGAGATTTTCGGACCTATCGTCACTGTCTCCAAGTTCTCTACCGTCGACGAAGTCGTGTCTCTAGCCAATGACTCCGTTTACGGTCTAGCGGCAGGCATTCACACTAAGGACGTTAACAAGGCCATCAATGTGTCGAACAGAATCAAAGCAGGTACCATCTGGATTAACACCTACAACGCTTTCCATCAAAACGTGCCATTCGGTGGCTTCGGACAATCTGGTATCGGTAGCGAAATGGGTGCCGCTGCTTTGGACAACTACACTCAAGTTAAATCTGTGAGAATGTCCATCGACAGGCCTCAATACTAG
- the PTP3 gene encoding tyrosine protein phosphatase PTP3 (ancestral locus Anc_7.264) produces MKSVLLSSSYSKAEPRCNGDKTVLDRANRLGSASKDDEITAVNACNDAELHSLEVPVLLKSVSAPVLPSFRPHERKSPKPSGCSLITATELSCMIDTLDRDELLILDVRPFSDYSRSCLKNSIHVCLPSTLLRRKSFNFKKLIDNLAPEERIIVKEKKLKNKNLRIIIYDGIANQQNSSVSLACGGIAKKIIDSDSEGLQFESVSILSCGFGNFERLYSEHVFSQEDSMMSRDDTSTMDLEVQIPGDMTRETIQELMPPQQVSLDSPVSSSSPISALSKFKLPSLDNSSPHFFKIAQNEQLMNIESYLSAVNIKEENEQSSMQSFQFPQTKDEKRSLSRDKLRFQMRYAELEDYCDANRIDDVIPLWFQRLMKRSKIEFISQFQKLDFLERKRLNKGINKHKASQSATFCPRNGSSQRSVPYRSYSQPDCIPPAHRGLKHFYSLDSDEEDDLVTISSGVELGIKNRYKDIFPYEHTRVVLKKYSVSSLPPCSEIKVQEFNEAWTTYINANYLDIPMCPTIRELGMNTPGRVRYIATQAPLASTVHDFFTCILNNRVPLVVTLTDEFENGMEKCHPYWKEGQYDDISVRVVEDDSDSTTTRNGKVVKIYLRRLQLRYDRDKTFELLQIQIRDWPDLGTLLDPTQIIQAINLKNFVVKKLFEKNVYSENSVPTILVHCSAGCGRTGTWCTVDSIISNLDTYNVLQEELADNKSISDSTNFFDPIVWTVNTFRKQRISIVQNVNQFLFIYECLFCFFTLKINNTPHIKDQGYSMNNLLQQIKELKILQNIIDIKTHEQLPTFT; encoded by the coding sequence ATGAAGAGTGTCCTCTTATCATCAAGTTACAGCAAAGCTGAACCACGCTGCAATGGCGACAAGACGGTTCTGGATCGTGCTAACCGACTTGGTTCGGCTTcaaaagatgatgagattACCGCCGTAAATGCGTGCAACGATGCAGAACTACATTCTCTGGAAGTCCCAGTCCTATTAAAGTCGGTATCGGCACCAGTCTTACCTAGTTTCAGGCCACATGAGCGGAAATCACCGAAACCCAGCGGTTGTTCACTGATAACAGCGACGGAACTGAGCTGTATGATTGACACTTTGGATCGTGATGAGTTGCTTATCCTCGATGTCCGGCCTTTCAGCGACTACTCCCGCAGCTGTCTGAAGAATTCCATTCATGTTTGTCTTCCGTCAACACTGCTACGGAGGAAAagcttcaacttcaagaagctcattGACAATCTAGCGCCAGAGGAACGGATTATcgtgaaggagaagaagttaAAGAATAAGAACCTCCGAATAATAATATACGATGGCATTGCTAATCAGCAGAATAGCTCGGTTTCACTTGCTTGCGGGGGTATCGCTAAGAAGATAATTGATTCGGATTCAGAGGGCTTACAATTCGAGAGTGTCTCCATCTTGTCATGTGGGTTTGGAAACTTCGAAAGGTTGTACTCTGAGCACGTCTTTTCACAAGAAGATAGCATGATGTCGCGAGATGATACGTCAACGATGGACTTAGAAGTTCAAATACCAGGGGATATGACTCGTGAAACCATCCAAGAGTTGATGCCACCACAGCAGGTTTCACTAGACTCACCGGTCTCTTCGTCCTCTCCAATATCGGCACTCTCGAAATTCAAACTGCCGAGTCTCGACAATTCGAGTCCTCATTTTTTTAAGATAGCCCAAAACGAGCAGCTAATGAATATTGAATCTTACTTGAGTGCGGTCAATATTaaagaggaaaatgaaCAAAGCTCAATGCAATCATTCCAATTCCCCCAAACgaaagatgaaaagcgATCGCTATCCCGTGATAAGCTCAGATTCCAAATGAGATACGCCGAATTAGAGGATTACTGTGACGCTAATCGAATCGACGATGTTATACCGCTCTGGTTCCAGAGACTAATGAAACGATCAAAAATCGAATTTATTTCacaatttcaaaagctggaCTTTCTCGAGAGGAAGCGCTTAAACAAGGGTATAAATAAACATAAAGCATCTCAGTCTGCAACTTTTTGCCCAAGAAATGGctcttctcaaagaagCGTACCTTACCGATCATACTCACAGCCAGACTGCATCCCGCCGGCTCATCGGGGGTTGAAGCATTTTTATTCCCTCGATTCcgacgaggaggacgatCTAGTCACAATATCCTCGGGTGTGGAGCTAGGTATCAAAAACAGGTATAAGGATATTTTTCCTTATGAGCATACGAGAgtggttttgaagaagtatAGTGTGTCATCTTTACCGCCATGCTCAGAAATTAAAGTTCAAGAGTTCAATGAAGCTTGGACAACCTACATTAATGCCAATTACTTGGACATACCCATGTGTCCCACAATCCGAGAGCTTGGAATGAACACTCCAGGAAGGGTGAGATATATTGCGACTCAAGCGCCTCTGGCATCTACGGTTCATGACTTTTTTACCTGCATCCTCAACAACCGTGTACCATTGGTCGTCACTTTAACAGATGAGTTCGAAAATGGCATGGAAAAATGTCATCCATATTGGAAAGAGGGCCAGTATGATGATATAAGCGTGAGAGTTGTGGAAGACGATAGCGATTCGACGACTACAAGGAATGGTAAAGTGGTCAAAATCTACCTCCGAAGACTGCAGCTTCGTTACGATCGGGATAAAACTTTTGAACTGTTACAAATACAAATACGGGATTGGCCCGATCTGGGAACTTTATTAGATCCAACTCAGATTATCCAAGCCATCAACCTCAAAAATTTCGTCGTTAAGaagctcttcgagaagaatgTTTACTCCGAGAATAGCGTTCCAACCATTCTTGTCCATTGTTCCGCAGGCTGCGGTAGGACGGGTACCTGGTGTACAGTTGACTCAATAATATCAAACTTGGATACCTATAATGTTCTACAAGAGGAATTGGCTGACAACAAGAGCATCTCAGACTCTACCAATTTTTTCGATCCAATCGTATGGACAGTAAACACATTCCGGAAACAAAGGATATCGATTGTACAAAACGTTAATCAATTTCTGTTCATATATGAGTGCTTGTTCTGctttttcactttgaagatcaacaaTACGCCCCACATCAAAGACCAAGGTTATTCGATGAAcaatctgctgcagcaaatcaaagagctgaaaattCTGCAGAACATCATCGATATTAAGACACACGAACAGCTCCCCACGTTCACATAA
- the VTC1 gene encoding Vtc1p (ancestral locus Anc_7.260), producing the protein MSSAPLLQKTPGKKIALPTRVEPKVFFANERTFLSWLNFTVMLGGLGIGLLNFGDFVGKISAGVFTLVAMATMVYALVTYHWRAAAIRRRGSGPYDDRLGPTLLCFFLLIAVVINFILRLKYNAE; encoded by the coding sequence ATGTCTTCCGCGCCATTGCTACAGAAAACCCCGGGCAAGAAGATCGCTCTCCCCACGAGGGTCGAGCCAAAGGTGTTCTTCGCCAACGAGCGTACGTTCCTCTCGTGGCTCAACTTCACCGTGATGCTCGGTGGTCTCGGTATCGGTCTGCTGAACTTCGGCGACTTCGTCGGCAAGATCAGTGCAGGAGTGTTCACGCTGGTCGCGATGGCCACCATGGTGTATGCGCTGGTCACATACCACTGGAGAGCGGCCGCAATCAGACGCAGAGGCTCCGGACCGTACGACGACAGACTCGGGCCAACTCTACTGTGTTTCTTCCTGCTCATCGCGGTGGTGATTAACTTCATTCTCAGACTGAAGTACAACGCTGAATAG
- the MAM33 gene encoding Mam33p (ancestral locus Anc_7.265): MSFRLASQVVRRNLPVAQGISFAAKRVLRAPVLGKVTVAQIQTGRSFATSTSKWNQQSDNVRDVLKSEIKVESEVAADNSLQSFQEFLDKFEFTIVESPGKNLAEITKKTENGETVHVFFDVAQVANLPYDSALAESAAQDGEAVNEEDYDSLSDNFANVNVVVVKDADQSAVSLELLMNLQEGSFYVDSVTPFKTAQEALDQSAEAEVKRELVYHGPPFSNLDEELQESLEVYLESRGVTEELASFIGAYSEFKENQEYIKWLNDMKKFFS; the protein is encoded by the coding sequence ATGTCATTTCGTCTAGCCTCTCAAGTTGTTCGTAGAAACCTGCCAGTTGCTCAAGGCATCTCTTTTGCTGCAAAAAGAGTTCTCAGGGCTCCAGTTCTGGGAAAAGTTACCGTTGCTCAAATCCAGACTGGAAGAAGCTTTGCCACATCAACTAGCAAATGGAATCAGCAATCTGACAATGTTCGTGACGTGTTGAAATCTGAGATTAAGGTTGAATCCGAGGTTGCAGCTGACAATTCTCTACAATCCTTCCAAGAGTTCCTCGACAAGTTTGAGTTTACTATTGTTGAGTCTCCAGGTAAGAACTTGGCCGAGATTACTAAGAAGACTGAAAACGGAGAAACTGTTCAtgttttctttgatgtaGCACAAGTTGCTAACTTGCCCTATGATAGTGCTCTGGCAGAGTCAGCTGCTCAAGATGGCGAGGCGGTCAACGAGGAGGATTACGATTCTCTCTCTGACAATTTTGCCAATGTTAATGTCGTTGTAGTCAAGGATGCTGATCAATCCGCTGTTTCTTTGGAgctgttgatgaacttgCAGGAAGGATCTTTCTACGTTGACAGCGTCACCCCCTTTAAGACAGCCCAAGAAGCTCTAGACCAATCTGCTGAGGCAGAGGTTAAAAGGGAATTGGTTTACCACGGGCCACCATTTTCCAATTTGGACGAGGAACTACAAGAGTCTTTGGAAGTCTACTTGGAAAGCAGAGGTGTCACTGAGGAGTTAGCCTCCTTCATTGGTGCTTACTCTGAGTTCAAGGAGAACCAAGAGTATATCAAGTGGTTGAACgatatgaagaaattctttAGTTAA